Proteins from a genomic interval of Anatilimnocola floriformis:
- a CDS encoding DUF1553 domain-containing protein yields the protein MKRFGFLCLSQLALTLLTLAMVTPVQAAGRVDELIAEANKAAGLKLPQQPVVDDATFIRRIYVDMIGRIPTEGEVREFASMPPNGRREKLIDKLLKDGRFTDRWTIFFADMLRMRSNATGGQAMIAYVHQAIEQGMPYDELARRLISINGKAGKIPEAGFVLSDEADPLAMASITSQVFLGVRIACAQCHDHPFDVWTRKDFYDLAAYFGKTRRYESQLTKVVYSTEMDQTAILWPPEGEVPAKDRKPLNPRFPFALDKFTAKPKHIVRMEAVRKAKADAIAATKKGPSIDDLLAESSVNATQVAAGKIGETGSAKETKKDLRGIDIQGSLYKKSDYREQLADSITAPGNRYFSRSFVNRVWKTLIGRGFVEPVDDFREDNPAVHPAAMDYLADEFVASDYDLRSLVRLVVTSDAYQRAHAPREADELTRMEMETNMLATPMRRMIAEALFDSVITAGHLFGQKHSPGKNEKTIYEKIRVAKAGTGKPGDLAKAGSLVAGGNNPAMMAGGMAGMNAPMAMAGGGYALENAIEVDFGAVLREAAKDEVEVEAMQAQSREEIEAMRMQREGGNNRMQYEEKTIAKVIDDNPSYNTSLRMQSPAPNGHFLQVFGQPNRSDLGDLRDDTANMRQALMMLNGKFAHEAARVGDLEPMHKLLTGKAPDLDAAVKLAYLEIMTRRPSAEELTEAKEIIAGGANPLEGMADLRWVLLNCNEFRFLP from the coding sequence GTGAAGCGTTTTGGCTTTCTCTGCCTGTCTCAATTAGCACTGACTTTGCTGACCTTAGCGATGGTCACGCCGGTTCAGGCTGCAGGTCGCGTGGATGAACTAATTGCCGAAGCTAACAAGGCCGCCGGCCTGAAGTTGCCGCAGCAACCCGTGGTGGACGATGCCACGTTTATTCGCCGCATTTATGTGGACATGATCGGCCGCATTCCGACCGAGGGCGAGGTCCGCGAGTTCGCCTCAATGCCGCCCAACGGCCGCCGCGAAAAACTAATCGACAAACTGCTGAAAGACGGCCGGTTCACCGACCGCTGGACGATTTTCTTCGCCGATATGCTTCGCATGCGTTCGAACGCCACCGGCGGCCAAGCGATGATCGCTTACGTCCACCAAGCCATTGAGCAGGGCATGCCTTACGACGAGCTCGCCCGTCGACTGATCTCGATCAACGGCAAGGCCGGCAAGATTCCCGAAGCGGGTTTTGTCCTTTCCGACGAAGCCGATCCCCTAGCCATGGCAAGCATTACGTCGCAAGTGTTCCTCGGCGTGCGGATCGCTTGTGCTCAGTGCCACGACCACCCGTTCGACGTTTGGACTCGCAAAGACTTCTACGACTTGGCTGCTTACTTCGGCAAGACTCGCCGCTATGAAAGTCAGCTGACCAAGGTCGTCTACTCGACCGAAATGGACCAAACGGCCATCCTCTGGCCGCCGGAAGGCGAAGTCCCCGCCAAGGATCGTAAACCGCTCAATCCGCGGTTCCCGTTCGCGCTCGACAAGTTCACCGCCAAGCCGAAGCACATCGTGCGAATGGAAGCAGTTCGCAAAGCCAAGGCCGACGCGATCGCTGCCACCAAAAAGGGCCCGAGCATCGACGATCTGCTGGCCGAATCGTCGGTCAACGCCACGCAAGTCGCCGCCGGCAAGATCGGCGAAACGGGTTCCGCCAAGGAGACCAAAAAGGACCTCCGCGGTATCGACATTCAAGGAAGCTTGTATAAGAAGAGCGACTACCGCGAGCAGTTGGCCGATTCGATCACCGCGCCGGGCAACCGCTACTTCAGCCGCTCATTTGTCAACCGCGTGTGGAAGACGCTGATCGGCCGTGGCTTTGTCGAACCGGTCGATGATTTCCGCGAGGACAATCCTGCCGTTCATCCAGCCGCCATGGATTACCTCGCCGATGAATTTGTCGCCAGCGACTACGACCTGCGGTCGCTCGTCCGTCTGGTAGTGACCAGCGATGCTTATCAACGCGCCCACGCACCGCGCGAAGCCGACGAACTGACCCGCATGGAAATGGAAACGAACATGCTCGCCACGCCAATGCGGCGAATGATTGCCGAAGCGCTGTTCGACAGCGTGATCACGGCGGGCCACTTGTTCGGCCAAAAGCACTCGCCGGGCAAGAACGAAAAGACCATCTACGAAAAGATCCGCGTCGCGAAGGCTGGCACCGGCAAACCGGGCGACCTTGCCAAGGCCGGCTCACTGGTCGCTGGCGGTAACAATCCCGCGATGATGGCGGGAGGAATGGCCGGCATGAACGCACCCATGGCGATGGCTGGCGGCGGTTACGCTCTCGAAAACGCGATTGAAGTCGACTTCGGCGCCGTGCTGCGAGAAGCAGCCAAGGACGAAGTGGAAGTTGAAGCGATGCAGGCCCAGTCGCGTGAAGAAATCGAAGCGATGCGGATGCAACGTGAAGGTGGCAACAACCGGATGCAGTATGAAGAGAAGACGATCGCCAAGGTGATCGACGACAACCCCTCGTACAACACTTCGCTGCGGATGCAATCGCCGGCCCCGAACGGCCACTTTCTGCAAGTGTTCGGCCAGCCGAACCGTAGCGACCTGGGCGATCTGCGCGACGACACCGCCAACATGCGGCAAGCCCTGATGATGCTCAACGGCAAGTTTGCCCACGAAGCCGCCCGCGTCGGCGATCTCGAACCGATGCACAAGCTCCTCACCGGCAAGGCCCCCGACCTCGACGCCGCCGTGAAGCTCGCTTACCTCGAAATCATGACTCGCCGCCCCTCGGCGGAAGAACTGACCGAAGCCAAAGAAATCATCGCCGGCGGCGCTAACCCGCTCGAAGGTATGGCCGACCTGCGTTGGGTCCTGCTCAACTGCAACGAATTCCGTTTCCTGCCTTAA
- a CDS encoding ExbD/TolR family protein, protein MVARGTSKLLVEPAAVATGDIAFNLIVFFLVCASSQPDSGRKQDIPSSQQQANQEQKQEHTEILVTKAGIVMNGAAVRSADLPGRLETHFKGKPRLEDRVVVIKSRPDTPYQNWIEVTSIVQDAGGSITIQREEEQTVTVGN, encoded by the coding sequence ATGGTCGCTCGCGGAACCAGCAAACTGCTCGTTGAACCTGCCGCTGTCGCCACGGGCGATATCGCGTTCAACCTGATTGTGTTCTTCCTCGTCTGCGCTTCGTCGCAACCCGACAGTGGCCGCAAGCAAGACATTCCGTCGAGCCAGCAGCAGGCGAATCAAGAACAGAAGCAGGAACACACCGAAATCCTGGTGACCAAGGCCGGCATCGTGATGAACGGCGCGGCGGTTCGCAGTGCCGATCTGCCCGGGCGGTTGGAAACGCATTTCAAAGGCAAGCCGCGGCTGGAAGATCGCGTCGTGGTGATCAAGTCGCGTCCGGACACGCCGTATCAGAATTGGATCGAGGTTACCTCGATCGTGCAGGATGCGGGCGGCAGCATCACGATCCAGCGAGAAGAAGAACAAACCGTCACCGTCGGCAACTAG
- a CDS encoding ExbD/TolR family protein translates to MKIPRRALKADVPSTAMGDIAFNLLIFYVILAQGQDDSHVKWNPATAKNLENHKGGKVAVVIDVDGKIYLNGNQKSETELSDAIGRELGEAPVGERTVLLKVDKDTTAPRFEPVIEAISQAGGELIHILQQEVEIKDKK, encoded by the coding sequence ATGAAAATTCCTCGCCGAGCTTTGAAAGCGGATGTGCCGTCGACGGCGATGGGAGACATTGCGTTCAACCTGCTGATTTTCTACGTCATTCTCGCGCAGGGCCAGGACGACAGTCACGTCAAATGGAATCCTGCCACGGCGAAGAATCTCGAGAATCACAAGGGCGGCAAAGTTGCCGTGGTGATCGATGTCGACGGCAAGATCTATCTCAACGGCAATCAGAAAAGCGAGACTGAACTGAGCGATGCCATCGGCCGCGAACTGGGCGAAGCGCCCGTCGGCGAACGAACCGTGCTACTCAAAGTCGACAAAGACACCACCGCCCCACGCTTCGAACCTGTCATCGAAGCCATCAGTCAGGCCGGTGGCGAACTGATCCATATTCTTCAGCAAGAAGTCGAAATCAAAGATAAAAAATAG
- a CDS encoding DUF1501 domain-containing protein — MTGCLDYRMSRRAMLAASGVASASLLGMNVPSLLAAAGKDHLAKAEHVILFHNGGGMSHIDTFDPKPGRPTGGELAPINTSASGVQISEIFPLLAKQMHHCSIIRSVAGTQGDHGRATHHVSTSYLPFPNLIYPGIGSVVSHELPKLGDLPAFITISGNAHRAGYLGQKCEAYFVPQPGDKDPYLAFPEGIAEVRGNKRLETLERFNTRFQGTNKDERLTSTKTSIDEAVKLMRSPALEAFEFSKVKPETIERYGNNAFGRGCLLAKRLVDKGVRFIQINRGGYDTHMNVFPAMRNHGEVMDSGMASLIQDLADSGQLSKTLVLMISEFGRTPVINKDAGRDHWASVFSVFIAGGSIKGGTVYGSSDEDGAHAKDNPVKVQDIHATVCQQLGIDHNKEVMTPLRRPMKLVDNGTPISGLIS, encoded by the coding sequence ATGACTGGTTGCCTCGATTATCGAATGTCGCGCCGGGCCATGTTGGCCGCGAGTGGTGTTGCCTCGGCTTCGCTCCTGGGCATGAACGTGCCGAGCCTGCTCGCTGCGGCGGGCAAGGATCACCTCGCCAAAGCCGAACACGTGATTCTGTTTCACAACGGCGGCGGCATGTCGCACATCGATACGTTCGATCCCAAGCCGGGTCGGCCGACCGGCGGCGAGCTCGCCCCGATCAACACCAGCGCCAGCGGCGTGCAGATCTCCGAGATCTTCCCGCTCCTCGCCAAGCAGATGCATCATTGCTCGATCATCCGCTCGGTCGCCGGCACGCAGGGTGATCACGGCCGCGCGACGCATCACGTCTCGACGAGCTACCTGCCGTTCCCCAACTTGATTTATCCCGGCATCGGCTCGGTCGTTTCCCATGAACTGCCGAAGCTCGGCGATCTGCCGGCCTTCATCACCATCAGCGGCAACGCTCACCGCGCTGGCTATCTCGGCCAGAAGTGCGAAGCCTACTTCGTGCCGCAACCGGGCGACAAAGATCCTTACCTGGCCTTCCCCGAAGGAATCGCCGAGGTCCGTGGCAACAAGCGGCTGGAGACTCTGGAGCGGTTCAACACGCGTTTCCAAGGGACCAACAAAGACGAACGCCTGACGAGCACGAAGACCAGCATCGACGAAGCCGTCAAGCTGATGCGCAGCCCGGCCCTCGAAGCCTTCGAATTCAGCAAGGTGAAGCCGGAAACCATCGAACGCTACGGCAACAACGCCTTCGGCCGCGGCTGCTTGCTCGCCAAGCGACTTGTCGACAAGGGGGTGCGGTTCATTCAGATCAATCGCGGCGGTTACGACACCCACATGAACGTTTTCCCCGCGATGCGCAATCACGGCGAAGTGATGGACTCGGGCATGGCTTCGCTGATTCAAGACCTGGCCGATTCGGGCCAGCTCTCGAAGACGCTGGTGCTGATGATCAGCGAGTTCGGCCGCACGCCCGTCATCAACAAGGACGCCGGCCGCGATCACTGGGCCTCGGTCTTCAGTGTGTTCATCGCCGGCGGCAGCATCAAGGGCGGCACGGTCTACGGCTCGTCGGACGAAGACGGCGCTCACGCCAAAGACAACCCGGTGAAGGTGCAAGACATCCACGCCACGGTCTGCCAACAGCTGGGCATCGACCACAACAAGGAAGTCATGACCCCACTCCGCCGCCCGATGAAGCTCGTCGACAACGGCACCCCGATCAGCGGTTTGATCTCGTAG
- a CDS encoding DUF4159 domain-containing protein: protein MTAPHPSRTPLQLSVLFYGPLWLLGVILWHLYPGVAWAFTAVGVLLVPALLLSFVAWLQVRAKGTPRLVWTRAMTLALIGSWPALCYLSDALGIIGLSAVLREFSPWVFFTLGLLWAIWYLDFASGAIETQRLNERLSRGEIVHTATDENALAPLTAKRGWNPFDPHAWYYGRSNGKLKQSTLVSMGYSAAFWVGWSGLLYLATFRGCGEEESAEIPGGGGQYKQIARPQSVKIQKVVRKKFVVNPYSAIKFDVPPIDQVRLQLEEVTDHAYTVGYGGGDGTGGAGFGGGTKGGKIRFIRLQYDGGDWDQEFGIGGDENMLIQFDILTNKQHKIEKNTEFRSIAQLANFAPEATPPFMYMTGQGNISLANKDVKILREYLIDRHGMIFCDNGGSKHFHNQFLAAMNRVLPEIRPVPVPLDDTIHRVPYPLPFLPYVAPHGGKQALGWALDGRWLVYYHPGDIGDAWADGHSGVKPEVYEACYQLGTNVMTYAYVERSKWLLGKQQTKKGK from the coding sequence GTGACCGCTCCCCATCCATCTCGAACTCCGCTCCAACTCAGCGTGCTGTTTTACGGCCCGCTGTGGTTGCTCGGTGTGATTCTCTGGCATTTGTATCCCGGCGTTGCCTGGGCATTCACCGCGGTCGGTGTGCTGCTGGTCCCTGCGCTGCTGCTCAGCTTCGTGGCTTGGCTGCAGGTTCGCGCCAAGGGTACGCCGCGGCTGGTTTGGACCCGCGCGATGACGCTCGCCCTTATCGGCAGTTGGCCGGCGCTCTGTTATCTCAGCGATGCCCTCGGCATCATTGGCCTGTCGGCTGTGTTGCGTGAGTTTTCGCCCTGGGTCTTCTTCACGCTCGGCCTGCTCTGGGCGATCTGGTATTTGGATTTCGCCTCGGGCGCGATCGAAACGCAACGGCTCAACGAACGACTGAGTCGCGGCGAAATCGTGCATACGGCGACAGACGAAAATGCTCTCGCGCCGCTGACTGCCAAACGCGGTTGGAATCCCTTCGATCCACACGCCTGGTATTACGGCAGGTCAAACGGCAAGCTCAAACAGTCGACGCTGGTCAGCATGGGTTATAGCGCGGCCTTCTGGGTTGGCTGGTCGGGGCTCCTTTACCTAGCCACGTTTCGCGGCTGCGGTGAAGAAGAGTCTGCCGAGATTCCCGGCGGCGGTGGACAGTATAAACAGATCGCCAGGCCGCAGTCGGTAAAGATTCAAAAGGTGGTCCGCAAAAAGTTCGTGGTCAATCCTTATAGCGCGATTAAGTTCGACGTGCCGCCGATCGATCAGGTGCGGCTGCAACTCGAGGAAGTCACCGACCACGCTTACACCGTCGGCTACGGTGGTGGCGATGGCACGGGCGGTGCAGGTTTCGGCGGCGGCACCAAGGGGGGCAAGATCCGCTTCATCCGTCTGCAGTACGACGGCGGCGACTGGGATCAGGAGTTCGGCATCGGCGGCGACGAGAACATGCTGATCCAGTTTGACATCCTCACCAACAAGCAACACAAGATCGAGAAGAACACCGAGTTTCGCAGCATCGCCCAGCTGGCCAATTTTGCCCCCGAGGCCACGCCGCCGTTCATGTACATGACTGGCCAAGGCAACATTAGCCTCGCCAACAAAGATGTAAAAATCCTCCGCGAGTATTTGATCGACCGCCATGGCATGATCTTTTGCGACAACGGCGGAAGTAAGCACTTTCACAATCAGTTTCTCGCCGCGATGAACCGCGTGCTTCCCGAAATTCGCCCTGTGCCAGTGCCGCTCGACGATACGATCCATCGTGTTCCTTATCCGCTGCCGTTCCTCCCTTACGTCGCTCCGCACGGCGGCAAGCAGGCGCTCGGTTGGGCGCTCGATGGCCGCTGGCTCGTTTATTATCATCCGGGTGACATCGGCGATGCCTGGGCCGATGGTCACTCGGGCGTCAAACCCGAAGTGTATGAAGCCTGCTATCAACTCGGCACGAATGTGATGACCTACGCCTATGTCGAGCGGAGCAAATGGCTCCTCGGCAAACAGCAGACGAAAAAGGGGAAGTAG
- a CDS encoding MotA/TolQ/ExbB proton channel family protein, with protein MTLSALLLSLALLGQVDDILADEAKAQKGVKPTPPPAAAPATPAPKAPAAGTETEPTADAVNAAKGEAGKGKKTISAGKLATEESSAAAAPPPAKGDVQPTGLAKVFSDLCKTGAMGYMIEGGIFMWPILVLGVLAAGVIIERYRALLVFNSKDEKLRADVLKLMQDDHVEEALQLVERHRGPVPAILGAGLRKYLIARRLGYDAAKTEDQVNKGMDDYSAHIVAAMEKHLPILATVASAAPMLGFLGTVEGMVFSFKDIVDTLGEVNIVEAAAAGIMVSLLTTVFGLIVGIPAFVAFNYFTSAINGFVLDVQESAAELIEAVTFQLALAERAGAAAESPVSTHR; from the coding sequence ATGACCCTCTCTGCCCTCCTCCTCTCTCTCGCCCTGCTCGGTCAGGTCGACGACATCCTGGCCGATGAAGCCAAAGCGCAAAAGGGCGTGAAACCAACGCCGCCACCAGCTGCGGCGCCGGCAACTCCTGCCCCGAAAGCTCCTGCGGCAGGAACCGAAACGGAACCAACGGCTGATGCCGTGAACGCGGCCAAAGGCGAAGCGGGAAAAGGCAAAAAGACTATTTCCGCGGGAAAACTGGCAACGGAAGAAAGCAGCGCCGCGGCAGCCCCTCCACCGGCCAAAGGCGACGTGCAGCCAACTGGCCTGGCCAAGGTCTTCAGCGATTTGTGCAAGACCGGCGCGATGGGTTACATGATCGAAGGCGGCATTTTCATGTGGCCGATTCTCGTGCTGGGAGTGCTCGCCGCCGGCGTGATCATCGAACGTTATCGGGCTTTGCTGGTGTTCAACAGCAAGGATGAAAAACTCCGCGCCGACGTGCTCAAGTTGATGCAGGACGATCACGTCGAAGAAGCGTTGCAACTTGTCGAACGTCACCGCGGCCCGGTTCCGGCCATCCTCGGCGCCGGCCTGCGAAAGTACTTGATCGCCCGCCGCCTGGGTTACGACGCAGCCAAGACCGAAGACCAGGTGAACAAGGGAATGGACGACTATTCGGCGCACATCGTGGCCGCCATGGAAAAGCATCTGCCGATTCTGGCGACGGTCGCTTCGGCTGCGCCGATGCTCGGCTTCCTCGGGACGGTGGAAGGGATGGTGTTCTCGTTCAAGGACATCGTCGACACGCTCGGCGAAGTGAACATCGTGGAAGCCGCCGCGGCAGGCATCATGGTGTCGCTGCTCACCACCGTGTTCGGGCTGATCGTGGGCATTCCCGCGTTCGTGGCCTTCAACTACTTCACCAGCGCGATTAACGGCTTTGTGCTCGACGTGCAAGAGTCGGCGGCAGAGCTAATCGAAGCGGTGACGTTTCAATTGGCGTTAGCAGAGAGAGCCGGCGCTGCGGCAGAGTCACCCGTGAGTACTCATCGTTAG
- a CDS encoding tetratricopeptide repeat protein, protein MTTTSFCCEYAGYRTLVAALLVLGGLLTSARADELNELSLDGWKQLKEVERYQLQIADKYFRENNFKIAAAEYEKFLELYEMSNGAPYSQLKWSLCQVQLRKQNTAIKDGFQAVIDYWPDSPQATSAAFFIGRTYKDIGRIKEAKKALRDVVAKYPEHLVAIYAMNDLIDISTIEDDLPTRRELWKKLTFDTKRNRDSNQTCINASVALAAQSFREGAFDDGVKALETTYKPPLIAHRVHEYVRQPLAELMAAKETTAKGEKLATQAIAWLKQAAPTDLTKPEDKTLAKKCGLDALDLMAVAKKDDAIPAAYEALLKTLGGTDDELLGRLAGFYKSRTKWDEGRATYRRYTNKAEGLNQVAYSYREQQNWPLAIESYNQAIAAAEEAPRKAYQAELAQTLRAAKKIPEAVAVYEDLYRADATNANRWRYAIGETYREANQLKEAIGHYRQCDNFPEQYKMMAWCHRHLKQYNEAIVLYNQVASDPASAPWALLQIGYTREEAGQNEEAIKAFQQVCKKFPSDSHASTAHTHLNNKYKIFLTLGGAKDE, encoded by the coding sequence ATGACGACGACGAGTTTTTGCTGCGAATACGCAGGTTATCGCACGCTAGTCGCTGCTCTCCTTGTGCTCGGAGGTTTGCTGACTTCCGCCCGCGCCGACGAGCTCAACGAGCTCTCGCTCGATGGCTGGAAGCAACTCAAGGAAGTCGAGCGCTATCAGCTGCAGATTGCGGACAAGTATTTCCGCGAGAACAATTTCAAAATCGCTGCCGCCGAGTACGAAAAGTTTCTCGAGCTGTATGAAATGAGCAACGGTGCGCCCTACTCGCAGCTGAAGTGGAGCCTCTGCCAGGTGCAGCTCCGCAAGCAGAACACTGCGATCAAGGATGGCTTTCAAGCGGTCATCGACTACTGGCCCGATTCGCCGCAAGCGACCTCGGCCGCGTTCTTCATCGGCCGCACGTACAAAGACATCGGTCGTATCAAGGAAGCAAAAAAGGCTCTCCGCGATGTCGTCGCGAAATATCCGGAGCACCTGGTCGCGATCTACGCGATGAACGATCTGATCGACATTTCGACGATCGAAGACGACCTGCCGACGCGACGCGAGTTGTGGAAGAAACTCACGTTCGACACCAAGCGCAACCGCGACTCCAACCAGACCTGCATCAACGCTTCAGTCGCGCTCGCCGCGCAAAGCTTCCGAGAAGGTGCTTTTGACGACGGCGTGAAAGCCCTGGAAACCACCTACAAGCCGCCGCTGATCGCTCATCGCGTCCATGAATATGTCCGCCAGCCGCTGGCCGAGCTGATGGCTGCGAAAGAAACGACCGCCAAGGGCGAGAAACTCGCGACTCAAGCCATCGCCTGGCTGAAGCAAGCAGCGCCGACCGATCTGACCAAACCGGAAGACAAAACGCTCGCCAAAAAGTGCGGGCTCGATGCCCTCGACCTGATGGCCGTCGCCAAAAAGGACGATGCCATTCCCGCCGCGTATGAAGCTCTTTTGAAAACACTCGGCGGCACTGACGATGAGTTGCTTGGTCGCCTGGCCGGCTTCTACAAATCGCGCACGAAGTGGGACGAAGGCCGCGCGACCTATCGGCGTTACACCAACAAAGCCGAAGGGCTCAACCAGGTCGCCTACAGCTATCGCGAACAACAGAACTGGCCTCTCGCGATCGAGTCGTACAACCAAGCCATCGCCGCCGCTGAAGAAGCACCGCGCAAGGCTTATCAGGCCGAACTGGCTCAGACCTTGCGAGCCGCCAAAAAAATCCCCGAAGCCGTCGCCGTCTATGAAGATCTCTATCGCGCCGACGCCACGAACGCCAATCGTTGGCGCTACGCGATCGGCGAAACCTATCGTGAAGCAAACCAGCTCAAGGAAGCGATCGGCCATTATCGCCAGTGCGACAACTTCCCCGAGCAGTACAAGATGATGGCCTGGTGCCATCGCCACCTGAAGCAATACAACGAAGCCATCGTGCTCTACAACCAGGTCGCCAGCGACCCGGCCTCGGCCCCGTGGGCACTGCTGCAAATCGGCTACACCCGCGAAGAAGCCGGCCAAAACGAAGAAGCCATCAAGGCCTTCCAGCAAGTCTGCAAAAAGTTCCCCAGCGACTCACACGCCAGCACGGCCCACACGCATCTCAACAACAAGTACAAGATCTTCCTGACGCTGGGCGGGGCTAAGGATGAGTAA